In one Pedosphaera parvula Ellin514 genomic region, the following are encoded:
- a CDS encoding rhodanese-like domain-containing protein, which yields MLLILAASILAGFTYNRTTPLGVRFGQTVEKTQPVSQPPVPMAQATNTPPAKTTNYVAMPEGAGPMPTPKYPIPAITWKEVRSLLAAQQKLTIIDARGRIAFNAGHIPDAICIPSGNNFDMSNFSEEHTNKSELIVAYCGGQHCPLSWLVAAGLINNFDFSNVKIMPGGFEEYQRAEASAGTAQSK from the coding sequence ATGCTCCTGATACTTGCAGCCTCCATCCTGGCAGGCTTCACCTACAATCGCACGACACCTCTCGGTGTCCGCTTCGGACAAACTGTAGAAAAGACTCAACCAGTCAGCCAGCCACCGGTGCCCATGGCACAAGCCACGAACACGCCTCCTGCAAAAACCACGAATTACGTCGCCATGCCGGAAGGTGCCGGACCGATGCCAACACCCAAATATCCGATCCCGGCCATTACCTGGAAGGAAGTAAGATCGCTCTTGGCTGCCCAGCAAAAGCTCACAATCATCGACGCTCGCGGCCGCATCGCCTTCAATGCCGGCCACATACCTGACGCCATCTGCATTCCTTCGGGAAATAATTTCGACATGTCCAACTTCTCCGAGGAACACACCAACAAATCAGAATTGATCGTGGCGTACTGCGGCGGCCAGCATTGCCCGCTCTCCTGGTTGGTGGCAGCGGGCCTGATCAACAACTTTGACTTCTCCAACGTCAAAATCATGCCCGGCGGTTTTGAGGAATATCAGCGCGCTGAAGCCAGCGCCGGAACAGCGCAGTCGAAATGA
- a CDS encoding MauE/DoxX family redox-associated membrane protein: MKSKCYFQLALRWLFGLILLWAAFSKLGNLHNFYLSLLAYQLPLPNFALQMAAIVLPWLELFCGLHLIVGFSLRPALAWTLILFTVFLLATGQAWARGLDISCGCFNLGSSSFAKTFESVGFAFARSIVLLLGALYLFPQSGGPCKAGQNQTSATTSPSSAP; encoded by the coding sequence ATGAAATCCAAATGCTATTTCCAACTGGCACTTCGCTGGCTGTTTGGATTAATCCTCTTATGGGCTGCCTTTTCCAAGCTCGGCAACCTCCACAACTTTTACCTCAGCCTTCTGGCCTATCAACTCCCTTTGCCAAACTTTGCGCTCCAAATGGCTGCGATAGTGCTGCCCTGGCTTGAACTTTTTTGTGGCTTGCACCTGATCGTCGGATTCTCGCTGCGGCCGGCGCTTGCCTGGACCCTCATTCTTTTCACCGTTTTCCTGCTGGCGACCGGTCAGGCCTGGGCTCGTGGTTTGGACATCTCCTGTGGCTGTTTCAATTTGGGCAGTAGCAGCTTCGCCAAAACATTTGAATCCGTTGGCTTTGCTTTCGCCCGCTCAATTGTGTTGCTGCTCGGAGCCCTCTACCTTTTCCCACAAAGCGGAGGTCCTTGCAAAGCAGGACAAAACCAGACCTCTGCAACCACATCTCCCAGCAGCGCGCCTTGA